In Colias croceus chromosome 8, ilColCroc2.1, the genomic window tttacattttttataagtagacGCCGCTAGAAAACAATGTCCTCCctcgtaatattataagggTAGACATTGTTTCAGATTTCTAGCtttacaaatatgtatttccaattataatattttgatgtatATTATCTAGTTGCAAATTGATACGACCCTTCACAGTCAAGGCAGTAAAGGGTAGGCGATTAAAGTTCATTGTTGTGATGtcattttactaaattatcatacatgggtcgggatataatataagatattaatattaaatacatttccaCTTACTTCTCACCCTCTTGAAGTCCCCAGAGAGCCACTCCACTTTCAACTAACCATGAAGCGTGTAACACGATACAGTATCTTAAAAATCCAATAACGAATATTGAACTCAAAATGCTGTCATCCCAATATTCAAGAGGTGCATTCAAAGGTAACAGCAGGAATATTATTGCGTATAATATCCAGTAAAACCTGAAAAGtgtacaaattaaatatttcacgcCGACACttaagtgttgttagtaatgaaaataaaatgaagtgAGGAAGTATAAAGTATCAAAGGTAAGACGATATTAGGCTTTGACTCATTCGTTTTATTAAGAAGGCATAACAGATACAATGAGCGCCATTTAATTATGGTTTATTTCTATGACAATAACGGTTTCCAATTAGCACCTTCATGAATGTGCAATAGCtttaagtacataaataaGTAATGATTAAATACCTTTTTTGAAACATAACGACGCAATCCTTCTCAATGTCAGACATGTCTATGGAATCTTTCAGCGCAATCTGGTATTCGCTGAGTTTTCGTAGTCTGGTGAAGAAATGGGCGTACAGGAATCCATGGCTGTGATCGAACGGGTCACCGTCCGTCTTGAAGTGAGCGTGATGTAGTCTATGTTGTTGTACCCAATCATATATGGAACCCtgttaaagaaaaaattgtgtatttttcttacatttaTATTCGTGTTTTTCCTTCCCTCTCACATCTTATGAGCCCTTAGTATGAGGCTATTACAatagatgtttatttttattagttatcTTTATTCGGCcgctgttaaaataaataggctgatttaatttgtttttataagataaatataaatgtatgatCTTTCAACCTATCACAAgacactaaaaatataattttccaaaaacatttttacatgGTTTTgggaaaattatatttttacagtttCTTGTGTACTATAAACTTTAGGTGTTGGGGAAGTTACAGGTATAACATAACAAGAATAAATACGAACGAATCTATAAATTTCTAAAGATTTGTGAAGAGTGCTTTTCCACAAGAGGATATAAACTGGAATGCGGGTGGATCGcggatattaatattatgttatatttgagGAACGAAGTTTATGGAATTTGTTTTTAAGTCAACAAAAAGTATaacttataaagaaaatattttgactCGACGGGTTTTTGGTAAAGTAAGTAGTTAGTCTTATCTAAACGGAATAAAGATAACAGAACCAATTtagatattttgtatttacttATAAGTATTCTATACATTAAGTATGTATATCGTAATAAGcatgtacttattatttttaataattttattgttgctGTTGAGCTTTATTGTAGAGTTGTGAaaatttgtaaacaaatattatttcatgtaAATGATGAACTCTAAGAACTCATAAGTAATTGTACTTTACAAAAGCTTTACAAATTCATTCATTACAAATTTTCAAGCATTAAGTGATCATACCTATATGAAATGCTAGAGCGTCAATTTGATTATGTATTAActattatcttgtaaaaaataaagttggtaagtatttaggtacatataaGTGCGGTATTTTGGggcataattattaatgtggGACGCAATATaactttcaaaaaataaagcattatgtttttactttttataaaaaaaaaaatacagcgcaatgtcttacttataagttataacattCCTAAgaataattactttaaataattatttatttaattaaacctCCTACTTAACAATCCTTACTTATTGTcacgtttattttaatttatgtatatagatttTCGGATCACAGTTCAACGTAATTGATAAAACGAAAATACGCGAATTCACGGTTGAAAGTCCTTTCGAGTAAGCGTGGATAACCTCATCGTCACTTCAAGAACGGAAGGTTGAACGGAACTAgcctttaataatatttatttagaggTCAACCCCTTATTATTTGACATTAACATTCACTGGTTTCCTCAATTTTGGACGATATTTTAACGATTCAGTTAAAGGATATTGACTTCTCCAAAGTTGGTTTCCACGAATAATAAACGTacagtataaattataaagtaaacaaaaaaatcttacCTGACCAACCAGAGTTTGGAATAACATAAGAACTATTCTTAATTCTGTGCTTGCTGTGTATGTAGCATGTGCCCAGAGCCTGTGAGCTCCTGTCGTCACTCCTAATATCGCAATTGATATCAATGTCACgactaaaaaaattaaatgtgcTATTATAAGGATCAGAGGCACACCTTATTcataactaattaatattatcttggATAAAGAACAAGAACATTTCTATTAAGTTAAAGCGACGGATAATTTTCGAGATCCAAATAAACAACTTGAAGATTATGagataatgaaattatttatcagaTTCTTAAAATCTGATTATCCTACTATCTACTATCTTTCCCAAAGCTGGGGTATTTtcttgaatataaataaaaggatttcaaatttaattattgtgactataaatacttacataatataattgtcaGTAATTTGGCTTCTGTGAACAAGATCCATGTTCCATACAAGGAGAGGAGATGAATGTGTATAAAGAAGAGGACTGTGGGCCAGTCTGCCTCCCTGGACTTGCTCAGCTTCGTCACATCGGGTCCTTGCCGCGTTTCCGTCATTGTTTGCGtcataactttaattaaataagtaatataactttgaatctattatacataatacattaagAATTAAGATACCAACGCTAAAATACCAATTTGCTATTATTGCAATTGAATCAAAACATAAATTTGGTactctataaattttattatttttattgagtacatttaagattattttgaaattgaatACGGCtaccaaaaataattacagggctgtttttatataatgatATCCTTCTCTAAAGTTAAATAGTTCTCAGTAATAAGCATTTAGAGAATTCAAAGGCAcacaatttaatttactatacttactagttttagttttatattatacataatctAGCTTCATTTGGAGGATCGTCGACTAAGAGgatttttaattcttaatcTAGGACAGacataaatgaaaatgtttgaATATTTGAAACTATTGAAATTGTAAAGAAGAAACAAATAGAATAGGACTTTTAAAAACGGATAATACTGTAGACGAAATACCAGAATTTCTGCAACGAGATAAAAATGTACCAGGTAAGTACtgattttagaaattaaaaatttctctAAACACAACACTATCTAATAAGAATTGTAAGTAGCTTTAACTGAATACAATAAATTCTCGGTGAAGGTAAGACTTAATGCAAATTGTACAcgacaattaattaaaagaattGAAAAGTTAGATACACGTCGATAGAATTTAAAATGCACATCTT contains:
- the LOC123694002 gene encoding acyl-CoA Delta-9 desaturase isoform X2, translating into MTQTMTETRQGPDVTKLSKSREADWPTVLFFIHIHLLSLYGTWILFTEAKLLTIILFVTLISIAILGVTTGAHRLWAHATYTASTELRIVLMLFQTLVGQGSIYDWVQQHRLHHAHFKTDGDPFDHSHGFLYAHFFTRLRKLSEYQIALKDSIDMSDIEKDCVVMFQKRFYWILYAIIFLLLPLNAPLEYWDDSILSSIFVIGFLRYCIVLHASWLVESGVALWGLQEGEKYPPDSNSVFIINRTFWPHYHYIYPKDYKSGEFGTYGTGCSTAFIRIYAAMGLATNLITLEPHTLQVAMAESVRTKKSIPECIEEAIKAQTLAEDHFLKK
- the LOC123694002 gene encoding acyl-CoA Delta-9 desaturase isoform X1, which encodes MIMTQTMTETRQGPDVTKLSKSREADWPTVLFFIHIHLLSLYGTWILFTEAKLLTIILFVTLISIAILGVTTGAHRLWAHATYTASTELRIVLMLFQTLVGQGSIYDWVQQHRLHHAHFKTDGDPFDHSHGFLYAHFFTRLRKLSEYQIALKDSIDMSDIEKDCVVMFQKRFYWILYAIIFLLLPLNAPLEYWDDSILSSIFVIGFLRYCIVLHASWLVESGVALWGLQEGEKYPPDSNSVFIINRTFWPHYHYIYPKDYKSGEFGTYGTGCSTAFIRIYAAMGLATNLITLEPHTLQVAMAESVRTKKSIPECIEEAIKAQTLAEDHFLKK